A portion of the Hydractinia symbiolongicarpus strain clone_291-10 chromosome 10, HSymV2.1, whole genome shotgun sequence genome contains these proteins:
- the LOC130612333 gene encoding high choriolytic enzyme 1-like, whose amino-acid sequence MFRHVVVGLTFINVILTTPTYKYLQGNTYDYHKTENVEDYLRKNDFRDFQIPVPKRDEYEPPSDSFESREMKEALADLPKNGELFEGDIQMDQRLKDAVLGVSKKSALRSENILWPNGVLYYVIDKSFVPKARELLEKAMVEFERRTCITFKKRTTEPNYVIYTSKKNICSSNIGRIGGPQQIFIGAGCVVLGTVEHETMHSLGFIHEHSRPDRDSYVKVMWDNIEKREWSNFNKYTVHDVKNMNVDYNYASVMHYRNDAFTKNGDDTLIAQDEPSLKFGQRIKFSEGDIKEINLLYKCPQKDGAYNGLFKSYSGQKKDIIRRLRNDKRLFEEMLYSDI is encoded by the exons GTAACACATACGACTATCATAAAACAGAAAACGTTGAAGATTACCTTCGCAAGAATGATTTTCGCGACTTCCAAATTCCAGTGCCAAAACGAGACGAATATGAACCGCCAAGTGATTCATTTGAAAGTCGTGAAATGAAAGAGGCTCTTGCTGACTTGCCAAAAAATGGAGAACTGTTTGAAGGTGATATACAGATGGACCAAAGATTAAAAGATGCTGTGTTGGGTGTCTCCAAGAAATCGGCGTTGCGATCGGAAAATATATTGTGGCCCAACGGAGTTTTGTATTACGTTATCGATAAATCATTTG TACCAAAAGCGAGGGAGCTTTTAGAAAAAGCCATGGTCGAGTTTGAAAGGCGAACTTGCATTACATTTAAGAAGAGGACAACAGAACCAAATTACGTCATCTACACctccaaaaaaaatat ATGTTCTTCCAACATTGGTCGAATTGGTGGTCCACAGCAAATCTTTATTGGCGCTGGTTGTGTTGTGTTGGGTACAGTTGAACACGAAACAATGCACAGTTTAGGTTTTATACACGAACATTCCAGACCTGATCGTGATTCATACGTGAAAGTAATGTGGGATAACATTGAAAAAC GTGAATGGTCAAATTTCAACAAGTACACTGTGCATGATGTGAAGAACATGAATGTTGATTACAACTATGCg aGTGTGATGCATTATAGAAATGACGCGTTTACAAAAAATGGAGATGACACGTTAATCGCACAGGATGAACCATCTTTAAAGTTTGGACAACGCATCAAATTTAGTGAAGGCGACATCAAGGAAATAAATCTTTTGTACAAGTGTCCGCAAAAGGACGGAGCGTATAATGGATTGTTTAAGTCCTATTCTGGTCAGAAAAAAGACATTATCAGAAGATTGAGAAATGATAAAAGATTGTTTGAAGAAATGCTATATTCTGATATTTGA
- the LOC130612685 gene encoding uncharacterized protein LOC130612685 — protein MKLYGIIFCIALLDSWQDLFAKSTKLNLSSSKKAKEIVKRNIISCHRQSRLARCDLGNFISERGCNQTNFCPTFMVPLDGRKDQDIMLEFFAITKNTIPTVKAIFTEEKYNGAKRQGLFKRLKRLLLCFKRLAVVLQSSVKFFQEKAEERTPMIFLQSKLDTTRDVFHKFPITDTCPTTAPLSNDLQMFAVLEEVEITLVRMHLRLMYSLL, from the exons ATGAAGTTATatggaattattttttgtatag CTTTACTAGATAGCTGGCAAGATCTATTCGCTAAATCTACAAAACTAAATTTGTCATCGTCAAAAAAAGCAAAGGAAATTGTAAAACGAAATATAATTTCATGTCACAGACAATCTCGTCTTGCAAGATGTGATTTA GGTAACTTTATCAGCGAGCGAGGATGCAATCAAACCAATTTTTGCCCAACATTTATGGTGCCATTGGATGGAAGGAAA GATCAAGATATTATGTTAGAATTCTTTGCAATCACCAAAAATACAATCCCAACAGTAAAAGCTATTTTCACAGAAGAGAAATATAATGGTGCAAAACGACAAGGCTTATTCAAAAGATTGAAACGTCTCCTATTGTGTTTCAAACGGCTAGCAGTTGTCCTTCAAAGTAGTGTGAAG ttttttcaagaaaaagcaGAAGAAAGAACGCCAATGATATTCCTGCAATCCAAACTAGATACAACACGTGACGTGTTCCACAAATTTCCCATCACTGACACATGCCCAACCACAGCACCGTTATCAAATGATTTACAAATGTTTGCCGTTTTGGAAGAAGTGGAGATCACGTTGGTTAGAATGCACTTAAGATTGATGTATAGTTTAttataa